From Mastacembelus armatus chromosome 13, fMasArm1.2, whole genome shotgun sequence, one genomic window encodes:
- the rpa1 gene encoding replication protein A 70 kDa DNA-binding subunit, with the protein MTKLSEGAIEALINGTGWNCAVLQLVHIRKIDGGNGPTRFRIMMSDGRHSMSSFMLCTQLNYMAEENRLAPNCICMLKRHVTNTLKDGRRVVIIMEIEVIKPAEEVAGRIGDPTPYTEGQTKAPQSAPNPESRPPLQPQNRNEVNRSFSRDFGKKAPSSMPSTPGGGSKVVPIASLNPYQSKWTVRARVTLKSSIRTWSNSRGDGKLFSMEIVDESGEIRVTGFNQEVDKFYSLIEVGKVYYVSKGSLKIANKQYTSVKNDYEMTLNGESTIMPCEDSCDVPMVQCDFVSIGDLENREKDSIIDVIGVCKSVDEMTRLTTRSNKEVSKRTLSLMDMSGKVVTVTLWGEEAEKFDGSGQPIVAIKGAKLSDFGGRSLSASFNSTLMINPDIPEAYKLRGWYDKEGHAMDGQSLTEMKAGSGGGNTNWKALSDVKTEHLGHGDKADFYTCIATIVYLRKENCLYQACPSQDCNKKVVDQQNGMFRCEKCDKEFPNFKYRLILSANIADYGDNQWVTCFQESAEAILGQNAAYLGQLKDSNEAAFDEIFQQANFNTFVFRNRVKLETYNDESRIKATVMDVKPVDHKDYSKRLIMNIRKLAAQ; encoded by the exons ATGACGAAGCTCTCAGAGGGTGCGATAGAG GCTCTAATCAATGGCACCGGGTGGAACTGCGCAGTTCTCCAGTTAGTG CACATTCGCAAGATTGATGGGGGAAACGGTCCAACTCGCTTTCGGATAATGATGAGCGATGGACGCCACAGCATGTCCT CCTTCATGCTCTGCACGCAGCTGAACTACATGGCAGAGGAGAACAGACTGGCCCCGAACTGCATCTGCATGCTGAAGAGGCATGTGACCAATACACTGAAGGATGGACG ACGGGTGGTGATCATTATGGAAATTGAAGTCATCAAACCCGCTGAAGAGGTTGCTGGGAGAATTGGCGACCCTACTCCTTATACCGAAG GTCAAACTAAAGCCCCGCAGTCAGCACCAAACCCTGAAAGCCGCCCCCCATTGCAGCCCCAAAATAGAAATGAAG TGAACAGAAGTTTCAGCAGAGATTTTGGGAAGAAGGCCCCATCTAGTATGCCCAGCACACCGGGGGGTGGCTCCAAAGTTGTCCCCATTGCCAGCCTGAACCCTTACCAGTCCAA GTGGACCGTCCGTGCTCGCGTAACCCTCAAGAGCAGCATCCGTACATGGAGCAACTCTCGCGGTGATGGCAAACTCTTCTCCATGGAGATTGTAGATGAGAGT GGAGAGATTCGAGTAACTGGTTTCAACCAAGAGGTGGACAAGTTCTACAGCCTGATTGAGGTTGGCAAG GTCTACTATGTCTCAAAGGGCTCCTTAAAGATTGCCAACAAGCAGTACACATCCGTGAAGAACGACTATGAGATGACGCTCAATGGAGAGTCCACAATCATGCCCTGTGAAGACAGCTGTGACGTTCCCATGGTGCAGTGTGATTTTGTCTCTATTGGTGACTTGGAGAACCGAGAGAAAGATTCCATCATTG atGTTATTGGAGTGTGCAAGAGTGTGGACGAGATGACCCGTCTCACCACAAGGTCGAACAAGGAGGTGTCCAAGAGGACACTCAGTCTGATGGACATGTCTGGGAAGGTGGTGACTGTCACACTGTGGGGAGAGGAG GCAGAGAAGTTTGATGGCTCAGGACAGCCCATTGTAGCCATTAAGGGGGCGAAGCTTTCAGACTTTGGAGGCCGGTCCCTCTCAGCATCCTTCAACAGCACACTGATGATCAACCCAGACATCCCTGAGGCATATAAGCTCAGAGGCTG GTATGATAAGGAGGGCCATGCCATGGATGGACAGTCTCTGACGGAGATGAAAGCTGGCAGCGGGGGAGGAAACACCAACTGGAAGGCTTTATCTGATGTTAAGACTGAGCACCTGGGACATGGAGACAAG GCAGACTTCTACACCTGCATAGCTACCATAGTGTACCTACGCAAGGAAAACTGCCTTTACCAGGCCTGCCCGAGCCAAGACTGCAACAAAAAAGTGGTAGACCAACAGAATGGCATGTTCCGCTGTGAAAAGTGTGACAAAGAGTTCCCCAACTTCAAGTACCGCCTCATCCTTTCT GCCAACATTGCGGATTATGGAGACAACCAGTGGGTGACTTGCTTCCAAGAGAGTGCAGAGGCCATCCTGGGCCAGAATGCAGCTTACCTGGGGCAGCTCAAGGATTCG AATGAGGCTGCATTTGATGAGATCTTCCAGCAAGCCAACTTCAACACTTTTGTCTTCCGCAACAGAGTGAAGCTAGAAACGTACAAT GATGAATCTAGGATCAAGGCAACAGTGATGGATGTAAAGCCTGTTGACCATAAAGACTACAGCAAGAGGTTGATCATGAACATAAGGAAACTGGCAGCACAGTAG
- the serpinf2b gene encoding serpin peptidase inhibitor, clade F (alpha-2 antiplasmin, pigment epithelium derived factor), member 2b → MDLCLTLLLICLCSQGVTNIEVEENEAIPLVPLIPLMPSHPEEKVENNSTPQPKSPDTTVPPLTASPITSRPDRGSSEEEQDEACRFVSQSRRSKDAIAAAIQKLGVQLLQNLETTHEQPNVIISPFSISLALSQLALGAVNETEELLMRHLHENTLPCYHDSLRNILEQLRNTDLQIATRIFLRQGFEPKQDFLLESQRLYDSKPAVLENLQQINDWVEKATHGKMTDFLSVLPPNLLLMLINAVHFKGEWKARFDPRFTSRGVFYLDNRHMVDVDVMEDAKHPLSLFNDNELEAQVASFPFQRSMNLLVVMPLSGHVNVSSLSAKLNISDLIGRLPKERAIQVKVPKFKLEYAQELQDVFTKLGLGEMFSKPNLADIADGPLLVSSVMHKSSMEINEEGAEASAATTLVISRASNPVFHLSQPFFFALMDDVTQVPIFMGVINNPNPGAPILQRGEPGINDKLGFRFPLDKNHVGSFGGPPK, encoded by the exons ATGGACCTCTGTCTGACACTCCTGTTGATCTGTCTCTGCAGCCAAGGAGTCACC AACAttgaagtggaagaaaatgaagcaaTCCCCTTGGTGCCTCTTATTCCTTTGATGCCCAGCCACCCTGAAGAG AAAGTAGAAAACAACAGTACACCACAACCAAAAAGTCCAGATACCACAGTACCACCTCTAACTGCATCACCCATAACCAGTCGGCCCGACAGGGGCTCATCGGAGGAAGAACAAGATGAGGCTTGCCGGTTTGTTAGTCAAAGCCGACGATCAAAGGATGCCATTGCTGCTGCTATCCAGAAACTGGgtgtgcagctgctgcagaaccTGGAGACAACACATGAGCAACCAAATGTCATAATATCTCCTTTCAGCATTTCACTTGCCCTCTCCCAACTGGCTTTAG GTGCAGTAAATGAGACAGAAGAGCTGCTGATGCGTCATCTCCATGAAAACACTCTCCCCTGCTACCACGACTCTTTGCGTAATATTTTAGAGCAGCTCAGAAACACTGATCTGCAAATTGCCACACGCATCTTCCTGCGCCAAG gctttgAGCCAAAGCAAGACTTTCTTCTTGAATCCCAGAGGTTATATGACTCAAAACCAGCAGTGTTAGAGAACCTGCAGCAGATAAACGACTGGGTAGAGAAGGCAACACATGGAAAAAtgactgacttcctgtctgttttaCCACCCAATTTGCTTCTCATGCTCATTAATGCTGTCCATTTTAAAG GAGAATGGAAAGCTCGATTTGACCCACGCTTTACTTCCAGAGGTGTGTTTTACCTTGACAACAGGCACATGGTTGATGTTGACGTGATGGAAGATGCTAAACATCCCTTGAGTTTATTTAATGATAATGAACTGGAGGCTCAG GTAGCAAGCTTTCCGTTCCAGAGGTCCATGAACTTGTTGGTGGTCATGCCTCTGTCTGGCCATGTGAATGTGTCTTCACTCTCTGCAAAGCTGAATATCTCCGACCTGATTGGTCGTTTGCCCAAGGAAAGGGCCATTCAAGTTAAAGTTCCCAAATTCAAACTAGAGTATGCTCAAGAGTTGCAGGATGTTTTTACCAAATTAG GCCTTGGAGAAATGTTTTCTAAGCCCAACTTGGCTGATATAGCAGATGGCCCCCTGCTGGTGTCCAGTGTGATGCATAAGTCCAGCATGGAGATAAACGAGGAGGGGGCAGAGGCCTCTGCAGCCACCACTTTGGTCATTTCACGTGCATCCAATCCCGTTTTCCACCTCAGCCAACCTTTCTTCTTTGCCCTTATGGATGATGTGACTCAAGTACCGATCTTCATGGGCGTTATCAACAACCCTAACCCTGGGGCTCCGATCTTGCAGAGAGGAGAACCTGGAATCAATGATAAACTGGGATTCCGATTCCCTCTTGACAAGAATCATGTTGGCTCATTTGGAGGTCCACCAAAATAG
- the wdr81 gene encoding WD repeat-containing protein 81 translates to MDWLIHAVEKDLGVDRRQQSPGPRPLEVVALVPTRWVMGLRERRVMRCARFDNISEAEIHTYLQCSQAKLPPGWTRVCVQGLRKSKLSYRLARDPCYQQMELTSQESYVKTMKCVSQHNVRNLWREAHYKLVHPYTGTNEQMHGAAVDAVCHALQKLYNSTFISSDRVSPSVSPAREKEKESYLPSSSSCFSKSQSNHLCPNVLPAECLLETAEMLYVILPYTQYSLHDIVSFSPAKLANSHAKVLFILYQLLIALQACHAAGLSCGDLSLQDIAVDEQLCSRLKLNLAHYEELGTEGDADNDFTGRQTPKRVVPADSECVSQVNKRLCKDCFDELKTLVLDWVHGRVSNFHYLMELNRLVGRREGDPNYHPVLPWVVDFTVPFGKFRDLRRSKFRLNKGDKQLDFTYEMTKQALAAAAGNGVGGGGVGGDLSGSVGSGVAGQPDHLHVPHHISDVLSDITYYVYKARQTPKSVLCSHVRSQWEPNEYPASMERMQSWTPDECIPEFYTDPSIFRSIHPDMPDLDVPSWCKSYEEFINVHRHLLESREVSQHLHHWIDLTFGYKLSGKDAVKAKNVCLHLVDNHTNLTTYGVVQLFDQPHPPRLSPSQYAPPEPPLLGLAALDVPSLHIPQVDTLADTVDGMVPESTGCESSGWTMVDRDEELEQGTEALDSLASSGSSSSVSCPVPQPSIGTAGGEHAALIVSQSPSSSGAGPGLRSAMLQRGGPMNKKHGEGNGTTTSAEEIKIILPEGFNPLQPLEELEKLNNFLVKSLHAEVQHRVGSSDCVRDGVTTKPLPSLTQLYQRDMQALGVLIAEIFYSSKLRGLKPCTPLRQRFQAVMKLCSASLRDVPLSLHHALEILLLIEKHSGIAPSEVPDCPRPLLFKYDPICDGLPPPNPCQLLNSIITPFPFPSYFAALHHFIFSYHAKMETTCSLQGRDVVFHLWQQLETLLRGNITAEGLEILLPFILALMLEESTAVYAAWYLFEPISRVLGPRNANKYLLKPLINVYENPHCLRGRFYLYTDCFILQLIVRLGLQAFLSSLLPHVLQVITGFDSSGSGGEACKGLRGGTCNLGEEDEEDFHCGEVRSASGSVSGNMAGSSGASGGDAGLVDYSSGISLSDQVFLTEGEDFRNGFYVNNGAGVAAGKQQNQSSAAKDQDQESLSVGKLSDKSSTSELSLGDGDSMRDRASLKSADSSQDLKHASEGEEGESEDEEGTDEGKEGTDDPNVPKQELTLSDCTETSGVTLGTLEGEFVNGMSLEESEKGMVEEQQQEEVDDNEPTEESEEKEQKILLDTVCKTVRWLSAKLGPTVTARYVARNLLRLLTNCYIGPQNHQFVDPASDENSMESLGMSSVYEKKPVIGDQTAGPVLDCLIYIAQLYGEPVLTYQYLPYIGYLVSPPSSQRLNTRKEASLLGAVALTQKIIVFLSDTTLMDMLLKINQDVLLPLLDLLTTPRMGFPSGVQTRTAVCIKTLSLMALICLRIGREMVQQHMADTLCRFFAVFSFLNSLQPQLDIAPRRVVGEVTVVDVCTTEESNVTYELGVLEELQTVFNPEMAHASYIPFYCLIGDMAIRKLVPNHELVWQLAQSYHQNVSQGSPETNLTVASTVGLPTSSMGLSPAFGRRVGCSPLPAPSSCSTPVGDSLPESGTFGSHLVGNRIQVSRDTDYGGSHNLGLVSSWSHSSHAPPITTASTFTMPPTGMASCSSSWVMDPTPEDSALKQDLPRSGRSLQGNWLAYWQYEIGLNQQDPHFHFHQIRLQSFLGHSGTAKCLAPLAGEDYFLSGSKDKTVKLWPLYNHGDGTQEVDPRLTYNDHRKSVFYVGQLEASLEVVSCDGTVHLWDQYTGKQIRSYEAVDGKNPITAVTTMPAPHCSVVFGSADSVLRFIDPRKPGLQHEFRLAYNNLSAGLIRYLAVSPSGRTVAAGFSSGFIVLLDARTGLVLKGWPAHEGDILQMKAAEGNLVISSSTDYTLTVWKDLENKPIRQYKSQSDHIHAFDLYGSEIVTGTVANKIGVYSMADISLSPVSSTKLSSENFRGTLTSLAVLPTKRLLLLGSENGAIRLLA, encoded by the exons gaaCCTGTGGCGTGAAGCTCATTACAAACTAGTGCACCCATATACAGGAACCAATGAGCAGATGCATGGTGCAGCTGTAGATGCAGTGTGCCATGCACTGCAGAAGCTCTACAATTCCACATTCATCTCATCTGACAGGGTGTCACCATCTGTTTCTCCAgccagagagaaggagaaagaaagctACTTACCATCCAGTTCATCTTGCTTTTCCAAGTCTCAGTCAAACCATCTGTGTCCTAATGTTCTGCCTGCAGAGTGTCTGCTGGAGACAGCTGAAATGTTGTATGTGATTCTACCTTACACTCAGTATTCACTTCATGATATTGTCTCCTTCAGCCCAGCCAAGCTTGCTAACAGCCATGCCAAAGTGTTGTTCATTCTCTACCAGTTACTAATAGCTCTGCAAGCATGTCATGCAGCAGGTCTGTCTTGTGGGGACCTCTCTCTGCAGGATATAGCAGTAGATGAACAGCTCTGCAGCCGCCTCAAGCTCAACCTTGCCCACTATGAGGAACTGGGAACAGAAGGAGATGCAGACAATGATTTTACTGGCAGACAAACACCAAAACGTGTCGTGCCAGCAGACAGTGAATGTGTGAGCCAAGTGAACAAAAGACTTTGCAAAGACTGCTTCGATGAGCTTAAGACGTTGGTTCTGGACTGGGTACATGGACGAGTCAGTAACTTTCACTACCTGATGGAACTGAACAGGTTAGTAGGACGGCGAGAAGGAGACCCTAATTATCACCCAGTCCTGCCGTGGGTGGTGGATTTCACTGTGCCATTTGGAAAATTCCGGGATCTCAGAAGGTCAAAGTTCCGGCTCAATAAGGGGGATAAACAGCTAGACTTTACATATGAGATGACCAAACAGGCTTTGGCAGCTGCAGCTGGTAATGGAGTTGGTGGAGGTGGCGTAGGTGGGGACCTCAGTGGGTCTGTAGGTTCTGGTGTTGCTGGACAGCCTGACCACCTCCATGTGCCTCATCACATATCTGATGTGCTGTCAGACATTACTTACTATGTCTACAAAGCTCGGCAGACACCCAAGTCAGTTTTATGTAGTCATGTTAGGTCCCAGTGGGAGCCCAATGAATACCCGGCCAGTATGGAGCGCATGCAGAGCTGGACCCCTGATGAATGCATTCCAGAGTTCTATACTGATCCCTCTATTTTCCGCTCTATACACCCTGACATGCCAGACCTGGATGTGCCTTCCTGGTGCAAGTCTTATGAGGAGTTCATTAATGTCCACAGGCACCTTCTTGAGAGCAGAGAGGTGTCCCAGCATTTGCATCACTGGATAGATCTGACATTTGGCTATAAGCTGTCTGGTAAAGATGCTGTGAAGGCAAAGAATGTGTGCCTGCACCTAGTGGACAACCATACCAATCTGACTACCTATGGTGTAGTTCAGCTGTTTGATCAGCCGCACCCGCCACGCTTATCTCCTTCCCAGTATGCACCACCAGAACCTCCACTCCTTGGCCTTGCTGCTCTTGATGTGCCTTCTCTACACATCCCTCAAGTTGACACCCTGGCAGACACTGTGGATGGAATGGTGCCAGAGTCCACAGGGTGTGAGTCTAGTGGCTGGACTATGgtagacagagatgaagagctTGAACAAGGGACAGAGGCTCTGGACTCATTAGCATCCAGTGGCTCGTCAAGCTCTGTATCCTGCCCTGTACCACAGCCAAGCATCGGTACAGCAGGAGGAGAGCACGCGGCACTTATTGTATCTCAGTCCCCAAGTTCAAGTGGTGCAGGCCCAGGTTTACGTAGTGCCATGTTACAGAGAGGTGGGCCAATGAACAAAAAACACGGAGAGGGGAATGGGACCACCACCAGTGCAGAGGAAATCAAGATCATCCTCCCTGAAGGTTTTAACCCATTGCAGCCCTTGGAAGAGCTTGAGAAGTTGAACAATTTCctggtgaagagtctgcatgCTGAAGTACAGCATCGTGTTGGTTCTAGTGACTGCGTGAGAGATGGTGTGACAACTAAACCTCTACCCTCTCTCACACAGCTCTACCAAAGAGACATGCAGGCCCTTGGTGTTCTCATCGCTGAGATATTCTACTCCTCCAAACTGAGAGGACTGAAACCATGCACCCCCCTCAGACAGCGTTTTCAGGCTGTTATGAAGCTATGCTCTGCCAGCCTTCGTGATGTGCCACTGTCTTTGCATCATGCTCTTGAGATACTGCTGCTAATAGAGAAGCACTCTGGAATAGCACCTAGTGAAGTACCGGATTGCCCACGGCCACTTCTTTTCAAGTATGACCCCATCTGTGATGGTCTCCCTCCTCCAAACCCCTGTCAGTTATTGAACTCAATCATCACcccttttcctttcccttcctACTTCGCAGCacttcatcattttattttttcctaccATGCCAAAATGGAGACAACCTGTAGCCTTCAAGGAAGAGATGTTGTCTTTCActtgtggcagcagcttgagACATTGTTGCGGGGTAACATCACAGCCGAAGGTCTTGAGATTCTCTTGCCCTTCATTCTGGCCCTCATGCTTGAGGAATCTACTGCTGTCTATGCTGCTTGGTATCTTTTTGAACCTATCTCCAGAGTACTGGGACCCAGAAATGCAAATAAGTACTTACTAAAGCCTCTGATCAATGTATATGAAAACCCTCACTGCCTGCGAGGACGTTTCTATCTCTACACTGACTGTTTCATTCTGCAGTTGATTGTAAGGCTCGGCCTGCAGGCCTTTCTATCCAGCCTGCTCCCCCATGTGCTGCAGGTCATTACTGGCTTTGATAGCTCAGGCTCTGGTGGGGAAGCATGTAAAGGGCTGAGGGGTGGTACATGTAATCTCGGAGAGGAAGACGAAGAAGACTTTCACTGTGGTGAGGTGCGCTCAGCATCTGGGTCCGTTAGCGGGAATATGGCAGGTAGCAGCGGAGCCAGTGGAGGAGACGCAGGGCTGGTTGACTACTCCTCTGGGATCAGTCTCAGTGATCAAGTGTTTCTCACTGAGGGAGAGGACTTTCGAAACGGGTTCTATGTCAACAATGGAGCAGGGGTGGCTGCTGGGAAACAGCAGAACCAGTCTTCTGCAGCCAAGGATCAAGACCAGGAGTCCCTAAGTGTAGGGAAATTAAGTGACAAAAGCAGCACAAGTGAACTCTCTCTGGGTGATGGAGACTCTATGCGGGATCGAGCCAGTCTCAAATCCGCTGACAGCAGCCAGGACCTGAAACATGCCagtgagggagaggaaggagagtCAGAGGATGAAGAGGGGACTGATGAGGGTAAAGAGGGGACAGATGACCCTAATGTTCCCAAGCAGGAGCTCACTCTCTCTGATTGCACAGAAACCTCAGGAGTCACTTTAGGCACTCTGGAGGGTGAATTTGTGAATGGAATGTCACTAGaagagagtgagaaagggatggtggaagagcagcagcaggaggaggtggatgACAATGAGCCAACAGAAGAGTCTGAGGAGAAAGAGCAAAAGATTCTTCTAG atacagtctGCAAAACAGTTCGATGGCTGTCAGCAAAGCTTGGACCGACAGTGACAGCTCGATATGTAGCCAGAAATTTGCTGCGATTGCTCACAAATTGTTATATTG GGCCTCAGAACCACCAATTTGTGGACCCTGCATCTGATGAAAACAGTATGGAGAGCTTAGGGATGAGCAGCGTGTATGAGAAGAAACCAGTGATCGGTGACCAGACTGCAGGCCCTGTGTTAGACTGTTTAATCTATATTGCCCAACTTTATGGAGAACCTGTACTCACCTACCAGTACTTGCCTTATATAGGATATCTG GTTTCTCCGCCTTCCTCGCAGCGTCTTAACACACGTAAGGAGGCTAGTCTGCTTGGAGCCGTTGCACTTACACAGAAGAtcattgtgtttctctctgACACCACACTAATGGACATGCTTTTGAAGATCAATCAGGATGTGCTTCTGCCACTTCTGGACCTGCTCACCACTCCCCGTATGGG GTTCCCCAGCGGGGTGCAGACACGTACTGCCGTCTGTATTAAGACACTCAGCCTGATGGCTCTCATCTGTCTGCGTATCGGGAGGGAGATGGTGCAACAGCATATGGCTGATACTCTGTGTCGGTTCTTTGCAGTTTTCTCTTTCCTGAATTCATTGCAGCCCCAg CTGGACATCGCCCCTCGCAGAGTTGTGGGAGAAGTCACGGTAGTGGATGTTTGTACAACTGAAGAGTCGAATGTGACCTATGAGTTGGGGGTCTTGGAGGAGCTGCAAACTGTATTTAACCCTGAGATGGCCCACGCCTCCTACATCCCTTTTTACTGCCTCATAG GTGACATGGCAATTCGGAAACTGGTTCCCAACCACGAGCTTGTCTGGCAGTTGGCTCAGTCCTACCATCAAAATGTGAGTCAGGGGAGTCCAGAGACAAACCTCACAGTAGCTTCCACAGTAGGGCTGCCTACATCTTCCATGGGTCTCTCTCCTGCTTTCGGCAGACGTGTGGGGTGCAGCCCCCTCCCTGCACCCTCAAGCTGCTCCACCCCTGTGGGAGACTCTCTCCCTGAGTCAGGCACATTTGGGAGCCACCTGGTAGGAAACCGTATCCAAGTTTCCCGAGACACAGATTATGGTGGTAGCCACAACCTAGGCTTGGTCAGCTCTTGGAGTCACTCGAGCCATGCCCCCCCCATCACCACGGCCTCCACCTTCACCATGCCACCTACTGGCATGGcatcctgttcctcctcctgGGTGATGGACCCCACCCCAGAGGACAGTGCCCTGAAGCAAGACCTCCCGCGCAGTGGCCGTTCCCTACAGGGCAACTGGCTGGCCTACTGGCAGTACGAGATCGGTCTCAACCAACAGGATCCACATTTCCACTTCCACCAGATCCGACTGCAGAGCTTCCTGGGGCACTCAGGCACTGCCAAGTGTTTGGCTCCACTGGCAGGAGAGGATTACTTCCTTTCCGGTAGTAAAGACAAGACTGTGAAGCTGTGGCCCCTCTATAACCATGGTGATGGGACCCAGGAGGTGGACCCCAGGTTAACATACAATGACCACAGAAAGTCTGTTTTCTATGTTGGACAGCTAGAGGCTTCACTGGAAGTAGTCAGCTGTGATGGTACTGTACACCTGTGGGACCAGTATACAG GTAAACAGATTCGCTCTTATGAAGCTGTGGATGGAAAGAATCCTATCACAGCTGTCACCACCATGCCAGCTCCACATTGCAGTGTTGTGTTTGGCAGTGCAGATTCTGTTCTTCGCTTCATTGATCCTCGCAAACCAGGATTGCAG CATGAATTTCGTCTGGCATACAACAATTTGAGTGCTGGGCTCATCCGCTACCTGGCAGTGAGCCCTTCAGGTCGCACAGTCGCTGCAGGTTTCTCATCTGGCTTCATTGTTCTGCTAGACGCACGCACAGGGCTTGTTCTGAAAGGCTGGCCGGCTCATGAAGGAGATATACTCCAAATGAAG GCTGCAGAAGGCAACTTGGTCATCAGCTCTTCTACTGACTATACACTCACTGTGTGGAAAGATCTGGAAAACAAGCCCATACGGCAGTACAAGTCGCAGTCTGACCACATCCATGCCTTTGACCTTTATGGTTCAGAGATTGTAACTGGGACAGTGGCTAACAAGATCGGGGTGTACTCCATGGCAGATATCTCCCTGAGTCCTGTTAGCAGCACAAAGCTGAGCTCAGAGAACTTCCGTGGCACTCTGACCAGCCTGGCAGTCCTACCCACCAAGAGGCTTCTGCTGCTGGGCTCTGAGAACGGCGCCATTCGGTTATTAGCTTAA